The following proteins are encoded in a genomic region of Zea mays cultivar B73 chromosome 9, Zm-B73-REFERENCE-NAM-5.0, whole genome shotgun sequence:
- the LOC103637862 gene encoding ADP-ribosylation factor isoform X1 — MGQSLMKLFFDDSCQKEVKVVMLGLDAAGKTTALYRLHVGEALSTVPTIGFNVEKVEYKNVAFTVWDVGGQDKLRPLWRQYLSNSDALIYVVDSVDRDRIGVAREEFQAIVKDPLMLSSVVLVLANKQDMKGAMSPSEVGQRLGLYDLKNRTSRAVGACALTGEGLHEGLGWLAATLKDARAWGTSVRF, encoded by the exons ATGGGCCAGTCTCTGATGAAGCTCTTCTTCGACGACTCCTGCCAGAAAGAAGTGAAG GTTGTGATGCTTGGGCTGGACGCCGCCGGCAAAACGACGGCACTGTACCGGCTGCACGTCGGCGAAGCTCTGTCGACGGTGCCGACAATCG gtTTCAACGTGGAGAAAGTTGAGTACAAGAACGTGGCCTTCACGGTGTGGGACGTCGGAGGGCAGGACAAGCTGCGGCCGCTGTGGAGGCAGTACTTGAGCAACTCGGACGCCCTG ATATACGTTGTTGATTCGGTGGACAGGGACCGGATTGGGGTTGCCAGGGAGGAGTTCCAGGCCATCGTCAAGGACCCGCTCATGCTCAGCAGCGTTGTCCTGGTGCTCGCCAACAAGCAGGATATG AAAGGCGCGATGAGCCCCTCCGAAGTGGGGCAGCGCCTGGGCCTGTACGACCTCAAGAACAGGACGTCGCGTGCCGTGGGGGCCTGCGCGCTCACCGGCGAGGGCCTGCACGAGGGGCTCGGTTGGCTAGCGGCGACCCTCAAGGACGCGCGCGCATGGGGAACCTCCGtccgcttctag
- the LOC103637862 gene encoding ADP-ribosylation factor isoform X2, whose protein sequence is MLGLDAAGKTTALYRLHVGEALSTVPTIGFNVEKVEYKNVAFTVWDVGGQDKLRPLWRQYLSNSDALIYVVDSVDRDRIGVAREEFQAIVKDPLMLSSVVLVLANKQDMKGAMSPSEVGQRLGLYDLKNRTSRAVGACALTGEGLHEGLGWLAATLKDARAWGTSVRF, encoded by the exons ATGCTTGGGCTGGACGCCGCCGGCAAAACGACGGCACTGTACCGGCTGCACGTCGGCGAAGCTCTGTCGACGGTGCCGACAATCG gtTTCAACGTGGAGAAAGTTGAGTACAAGAACGTGGCCTTCACGGTGTGGGACGTCGGAGGGCAGGACAAGCTGCGGCCGCTGTGGAGGCAGTACTTGAGCAACTCGGACGCCCTG ATATACGTTGTTGATTCGGTGGACAGGGACCGGATTGGGGTTGCCAGGGAGGAGTTCCAGGCCATCGTCAAGGACCCGCTCATGCTCAGCAGCGTTGTCCTGGTGCTCGCCAACAAGCAGGATATG AAAGGCGCGATGAGCCCCTCCGAAGTGGGGCAGCGCCTGGGCCTGTACGACCTCAAGAACAGGACGTCGCGTGCCGTGGGGGCCTGCGCGCTCACCGGCGAGGGCCTGCACGAGGGGCTCGGTTGGCTAGCGGCGACCCTCAAGGACGCGCGCGCATGGGGAACCTCCGtccgcttctag